The following proteins are co-located in the Vidua macroura isolate BioBank_ID:100142 chromosome 1, ASM2450914v1, whole genome shotgun sequence genome:
- the KCNS2 gene encoding potassium voltage-gated channel subfamily S member 2, with product MTGQSLRALSEANFEDNEISINVGGFKKKMRSNTLLRFPETRLGKLLSCHSKESILELCDDYDDTKNEFYFDRNPELFPYVLHFYNTGKLHVMGELCVFSFSQEIEYWGINEFFIDSCCSYSYHGRKMEPDQEKWEEQSDQESTTSSFDEILAFYNDASKFDKQPFGNIRRQLWLALDNPGYSVLSRIFSVLSIVVVLGSIVTMCLNSLPDFQIVDSNGNTEEDPRFEIVEHFGIAWFTFELVARFAVAPDFLKFFKHALNLIDLMSILPFYITLIVNLVVESSPTLANLGRVAQVLRLMRIFRILKLARHSTGLRSLGATLKYSYREVGLLLLYLSVGISIFSVVAYTIEKEDNEGLATIPACWWWATVSMTTVGYGDVVPGSTAGKLTASACILAGILVVVLPITLIFNKFSHFYRRQKQLESAMRSCDFGDGMKEVPSVNLRDYYAYKVKSLMASLTNMSRSTPSELSLNDSLH from the coding sequence ATGACAGGGCAGAGTCTGAGGGCTTTATCTGAAGCGAATTTTGAAGACAATGAGATCAGCATCAACGTTGGAGGCTTTAAGAAAAAGATGAGATCCAACACATTATTAAGGTTCCCTGAGACCAGGCTGGGCAAATTGCTGAGCTGCCACTCAAAGGAGTCAATACTGGAGCTTTGTGATGACTATGATGACACCaagaatgaattttattttgacagGAACCCCGAGCTCTTTCCTTACGTGCTACATTTTTATAACACTGGCAAGCTCCATGTGATGGGTGAACTCTGTGTCTTTTCTTTCAGCCAGGAGATTGAATACTGGGGAATCAATGAATTCTTTATAGACTCCTGCTGCAGTTATAGCTACCATGGGAGGAAAATGGAGCCAGACCAAGAGAAATGGGAGGAACAAAGTGACCAGGAAAGTACAACATCATCTTTTGATGAGATTTTGGCATTCTACAATGATGCCTCTAAATTTGACAAACAGCCCTTTGGAAACATCAGGAGGCAGCTCTGGCTTGCTTTGGATAATCCTGGGTACTCGGTTTTAAGCCGCATCTTCAGTGTCCTTTCAATAGTGGTGGTGTTGGGCTCCATTGTGACCATGTGCCTGAACAGCCTCCCAGACTTTCAGATTGTTGACAGCAACGGGAACACCGAGGAAGACCCTCGCTTTGAAATCGTGGAACATTTTGGTATTGCATGGTTCACTTTTGAACTGGTGGCAAGATTTGCAGTAGCTCCcgactttttaaaatttttcaagcATGCCCTGAATTTGATTGACCTAATGTCTATCCTTCCattttatattacattaattGTCAACTTGGTGGTGGAAAGTAGTCCAACTTTAGCAAATTTAGGCAGAGTTGCACAAGTCCTGAGACTCATGAGGATTTTCCGCATATTAAAGCTTGCTAGACACTCTACAGGTCTCAGGTCTCTTGGAGCAACTCTGAAGTACAGCTACAGAGAGGTGGGGCTTCTTTTACTCTACCTCTCTGTTGGCATCTCCATTTTCTCAGTAGTGGCTTACACCATTGAGAAAGAAGACAATGAGGGGTTAGCCACCATTCCTGCTTGTTGGTGGTGGGCTACTGTTAGTATGACCACAGTTGGCTATGGAGATGTGGTACCAGGGAGCACTGCTGGCAAGCTGACAGCATCTGCATGCATCCTAGCTGGTATCCTAGTGGTAGTGCTTCCCATTACACTGATCTTTAATAAATTCTCCCACTTCTATAGGCGTCAGAAGCAGTTAGAGAGTGCCATGAGAAGCTGTGATTTTGGTGATGGCATGAAAGAAGTTCCATCTGTCAATTTAAGGGACTACTATGCTTATAAAGTTAAATCCCTTATGGCCAGTCTGACCAATATGAGCAGGAGTACCCCCAGTGAGTTGAGCCTGAATGATTCACTGCATTAG